AGCCGAGAACTATTTTCTCATTAAAAAAAGCCACCCTCAATCCTGAGAAGCTTGCGGGAGCAAGCATCTCGAAGGGCGAGGATGGCTTTTAAAGCGTCCCTGGCAGCTGCTCACGCCTTCGCGGGCGCGGCCGGGACGTGATACTCGATGCCCTTGGCAGCCAGCGTGCTTGCAAGCTCGCCCGACTGGAACATCTCGCGGACGATGTCGCAGCCGCCGACGAATTCGCCCTTGATGTAGAGCTGTGGGATCGTCGGCCAGCTCGAAAAGCTCTTGATGCCCTGGCGGATCTCGTCGCTTTCGAGACAATTCACATGCTCGTAATTGACGTCGAGATGATGCAGGATCTGCACGAGCTGGCCGGAAAAGCCGCATTGCGGAAAGTTCGGCGTGCCCTTCATGAAGAGAACGACATCGTTTTTGTCGACGATGGATTGGATGAAGTCATTGATGGCTGACATGGCCGGGTCCTTTCGGATTTCTGACAGCTTCGGCGAGAAGCCCGCGAGAAGCGGAATGTTCGGGTCTATTTCGGCGCGAAAGTCTGAAGCTGAAGCGCATGAAGCACACCGCCCATGTGTTCACCAAGCGCTTTGTAGACGAGCTGATGCTGCTGAAGCTTGCTCTTGCCGGTGAACTCGGAAGAAATAACCACGGCAGCCCAATGGTCCTTG
The window above is part of the Methylovirgula sp. HY1 genome. Proteins encoded here:
- the grxD gene encoding Grx4 family monothiol glutaredoxin, which produces MSAINDFIQSIVDKNDVVLFMKGTPNFPQCGFSGQLVQILHHLDVNYEHVNCLESDEIRQGIKSFSSWPTIPQLYIKGEFVGGCDIVREMFQSGELASTLAAKGIEYHVPAAPAKA
- a CDS encoding BolA/IbaG family iron-sulfur metabolism protein — translated: MPMEQTEIERLIKAGIPDAKIQCTDLVGDKDHWAAVVISSEFTGKSKLQQHQLVYKALGEHMGGVLHALQLQTFAPK